AATCAAATATTTTTAGTAGTATTTTTCTAGTTAAGTGTCCATTTAGAGCTTAACTAAGTACACGGTAACTATTGAGCTTCCCATAAACAGACAAGTGGCTAGGATAGAACGTATCGATAATCGGGCGATGCCACAAACGCCGTGACCGCTGGTACAACCGTTGCCAAGTTGTGTACCAAAACCGACCAATATTCCTGAAAGAATAAGCAAGCTAGTGGAGAAATTTTCTCGCATGTCGAAGTTAATACCGAAAGCTTTACTATACAGCCAGCCACCAAGTGCCAAACCAATAAGAAAGTAGAACTGCCAGCTTGATGCGGCCGTTTTCAATGAGCCTTTGCTAATCGTTATCAGTTGACCAAATGCACCGCTAATTCCAGCTATTTTTCCAAATAGCAGCATCATTAAAACGGCGCTTAAACCAATGAGTGCACCACCAGAAAGAGCGCTGACGATTACTTGGCTGTTAATTTCAACCATTCGTTATAGCCTCCCGCAAGTGAAGTTACATTGTTAAAGCCCATATTCATAAGTGATTGAGCAGCAAGCGCTGAGCGCCCACCTGACTGGCAATAAAGTAAAATATTTGCTGCTGCTTTTTCTATATCGTTTAACTTAATAAGTTTTGGATGATTCAAGATTTGAAATTCCAATAGACCTCTAGAAATATGACTGGCGCCTGGTAATTGTCCTTTGTCTAGCTCGTTTACATCTCTAACATCGATGACTAGAAAGTCTTCTGCATTTTGTTGCCATTGCTCAATACTAATTTCATTGATTGCTTGGCGAGCTTGGTCGACAAGGCCTGCTGGTGTCATTTTCATAAAGTTACTCATTCGCTTGTAGGACAAAAAATTTCGTGGAGCACATCAATTATTTTGATGCAGTGTTTATCTGCTAGTGAATAGAAAATGGTTTGAGATTCACGTCTTGTGCTCACTAAACCATGTTCGCGTAGTACCGCGAGGTGCTGTGAAAGAGCGGATTGGCTAACATTGGTAAGTTCACTTAACTCACTGAGCTCGCTAACTGAACGTTCACCTTCTACCAGCGTACATAGCACCAGCAACCTGACGGGATGACTTAAACGTTTTAAATAGCTACTTGCAAGAGTAACTTGTTGGTGCAATTGTTCAGGGTTCATTTTCATACCAAAGTTTCATATTAGTGGTTTCTATTGTTAGAAATAACTATGTTAGGAAAATATAAATTAGAAAAGTCTAAATTAGATATTACTAATATAGTAATGTATAAAATTGGTTAGTGCCAACGTAATCTTTGATTTAAATTGGCACTATTGTGTAATTGGTCAAAAATTATTTTTTAAATATTTCAAACCTAGCTAAGTTGGCGATAGTTGGTTATACGAGATGGCCAGAACTGCGCAATTCGTCAAGTAATTGCTGGCATCGCTGGGTAATGTGGTCACGAAGTAAACGCACTGCAGGTGTAATTAATTGGCGAGAAGGGCAGATCAGCCAAAGCTCTTTAGGGCTTGGAGAATATTCAGGCATTAAATTGACTACTCGACCAGTAAGTAAATCGGTCGACATATCTAACACCGATTTCGTCGCAACGCCATAACCTGCTACACACCAGCGTCTAACTATTTCGGCGTCATTGACAACACGGTTACTAGGGACTTTAACTTTAAAGGTCTCGTCACCTTTAGAAAACTCCCATGTATTGTTAACTAAATCTCGAATTTGGTAGCACAAACCATTTAGTTTCGTTAGATCGTTAGGGTGCTTAGGTGGTGTAACTTTGTTGAGATATGACGGGGCTGCACATAATATTCGTGGCACGTCACATATTTTAAAACCAAACATGTTTGAATCTTTTGGCACGCCGTAACGTAGGGCAACGTCTACTGGATCGCGATAAAAGTCTGTGTTTCGATCCCCGATATTTAGTTTAATGCTGAGTTTTAGGTGTTCCTCAATAAACTCATCTAACCACGGCAGTAAGATATTACGACCCAAATCTGAAGGCACAGCAAGGCGTAATTCGCCATCAACGAGATTGAGTTCATCCTGAGCGCTTTGACCTATTTGATTTAGGGTTATTACCGCTTGTTCGATACGCGGAATATATTTTTCACCGGCGGAAGATAAACGCAATTGTCTTGTCGAGCGCACGAACAGTTCAATGCCGTAATGTTTTTCTACTCGTTTAACTGCTGTACTTGCAGTCGCTACGCGGATATCTAAACTGTCGGCAGCCTGTTTAATACTTTGAAATTCAGCAACTTTTAGTACAACTTGTAAATCGTCTACTAGCATATTGTTTAATACTATTTGATAATCTTTGAATAATTATCTGGCATTATAGACTTAAACTAGCCATTTACTAAGCGAGATATGGTGTTTACTCAGCATTTGGGAACAAATAAAGGAGTACTCTAAAAGTAAGGGCGAACTTTACGCTATGGAAGGCTTTTTAGTAACAAGGCTATAGTTGTTAACCTTCCATAGTATCGATAGTGATCAAGCTTGGTGAAGAATGCTGAAGTTTTTTCTCATCGCACTCACAATGAAGCCAACTAATAACTTAAAAATTTTAGCTTCTATGATTTCTGGGATGTAGGGAATATCAAACTTCTTGTTAAGTCTTTCGGTTAAGGTAGCTTCAAGCTCTTTGGCTTCGTCATCAGAGATGCCGTCTTGTGAGTCTTTAACTAAACCGTACAACTCATTTGGCAAGTTTCTATAGAGCAGGCGATCAAATTTTTTCACCGTTTTGACTAAGATCATTTGTTCCTTTTTCTCTCTAACGAAGGGAATATTGACCTTGTCATTGATCTTACTTGCGAGTACCTCAACTTCTTCGTCACTCAGCATTTCTACTTGGTTTTCAAAATCCTGCTTAATTGCTTTGCGCTGTTCTTCGGTTAATGTGATTGTAGCCATTGGATATTTCCTATACGTAAGTGTCCCTTACAACTACTAGGTAGAGATGGGAAGTCTACCTAACCACACATTTTATTTAATCAAAATAAAGTCATTAAAAAATAACGATAGCACATATTTGGGCGAGTAATTTGAAGCAAGTTTTGATGAATAGACAGAAGTAATTACGAGTCGTAATAAATGAAGTTTGGAAAACAGAATTTATTATGGAATAAGAGCGCGTGACAACTCATTTAGTTTTGACGATCGCGTACAAAATTAGAATGGTTTCTGTGCGTTTAAGTCCTTAGCTAGAGGGCTATTAGTGTTGGTAACGTAATAGCGTAGTGTGTTGGCAAACCGTACAAAGTGTTTTTAGAACAAAGTAAAGCATTAAGAAGAAAATTAAAAGCAGCTGAAAGTGCAGGGCTTGAACTAATGCATTGGTATAGGTTTTAAAGAGTAAAGAGTTCTCTTTGCTTACCAGTATTTAAAGGAATAAAACTTACAGGACTAGATTAAGGGATAAACGAATAAATGGATAAATTAAGAGGATATAACTTTAAGAAGTGGTGGACGGTACTGGGCTTGAACCAGTGACCCCCGCCTTGTAAGGGCGGTGCTCTCCCAACTGAGCTAACCGTCCGGGTCGTTGAGTTATCTTTGTTTAGCCACTCGTTTCTCAAAAGAAGTGGTGGACGATACTGGGCTTGAACCAGTGACCCCCGCCTTGTAAGGGCGGTGCTCTCCCAACTGAGCTAACCGTCCGGGTCGTTGAATTATCTTTGTTTAGCCACTCGTTTCTCAAAAGAAGTGGTGGACGGTACTGGGCTTGAACCAGTGACCCCCGCCTTGTAAGGGCGGTGCTCTCCCAACTGAGCTAACCGTCCGGGTTATTGAGTTATCTTTGTTTAGCCACTCGTTTCTCAAAAGAAGTGGTGGACGGTACTGGGCTTGAACCAGTGACCCCCGCCTTGTAAGGGCGGTGCTCTCCCAACTGAGCTAACCGTCCGGGTCATTATTTACTTATTTAGTCACTGAGTAATAAAGTGATTGAGACCTAACACTTAAAACCTGATGTGAGAAGTGGTGGACGGTACTGGGCTTGAACCAGTGACCCCCGCCTTGTAAGGGCGGTGCTCTCCCAACTGAGCTAACCGTCCGTCTCTGTGGGGGCGTATTATAGGGAGCTTTGATTTACTGTCAACACATAAAAGTCGATTTTTATGAAAATCGCCAGCATTTTAGATGGTTTGCGGGAATATTCGGCAATGTGTTGGTTTTACATACTTTTCTTAGCACTTAAACAGTATTCACCACAATAAAAGCTAGTATATAAGGCTGTTATATAAGGCATAGCGCTGATAAAATAGCGCGCAATTTTTTAAGAATAACGAATAGGCAAACCGCGCTTTGTCTGTTCGCTCAATTAGTTGGTGAATTACTTATGACTTTAACTACGCGTTTTGCGCCAAGCCCAACCGGTTACCTTCACGTTGGCGGTGCTCGTACTGCTTTATATAGCTGGTTATATGCAAAGAAAAATGGCGGCGACTTTATCCTACGTATCGAAGATACCGATTTAGAGCGTTCAACTCAGGAATCGGTTGACGCCATTATGGATGGTATGAACTGGTTAAAGTTAGATTGGACCAAAGGCCCTTACTTCCAAACTGAGCGATTTGACCGTTATAAAGAAGTGATTGCGCAGTTAATTGAATCTGGCAATGCTTACCGCTGTTACTGTACACCAGAAGAAGTTGAAACGATGCGTGAAGCAGCGCGTGAAAAAGGTGAAAAAGAAAAGTACAACGGCATGTGGCGTGAGCGCACAGATTGGCCTGAACATAAGCCTTACGTAATTCGCTTTAAAAACCCATTAGAGGGTGAAGTGGTGATCAAAGACTTGGTTAAAGGCGAGATTGTGATTGCTAACCAAGAGCTTGATGACTTAATTATCGCACGTTCAGACGGCAGCCCAACGTATAACTTAACGGTTGTTGTTGATGACTGGGATATGGGTGTAACTCACGTGGTTCGCGGTGACGATCACGTAAACAATACGCCGCGTCAAATCAACATCTTAAATGCGTTAGGCGCAACCTTGCCTGAGTATGCGCACATCCCGATGATCTTAGGTGATGACGGCAAACGTCTATCTAAGCGTCATGGCGCTGTTAGCGTAATGCAATATCGCGATGAAGGTTACCTACCAGAAGCGTTATTAAACTACTTAGTGCGTTTAGGTTGGTCACACGGCGACCAAGAAATTTTCTCAATTGATGAAATGATTGAGCTTTTCGACTTAACCGGTTGTAACCGCGCACCATCGGCGTTTAACACAGACAAGCTTATCTGGGTAAACCAGCACTACATGAAAACCATGGATCCAGAATATGTCGCTGAGCACTTAGCATGGCACATGACTGACCAAGGTATTAGTACTGACAATGGGCCAGCACTTGCTGAAATCGTTAAAGTACAAGCAGATCGCGTTAAGACCCTAAAAGAAATGGCGCAAATTTCTAGCTACTTCTACCAAGATTTCACCGAGTTTGATGCCACAGCGGCGAAAAAACACTTACGCCCAGTGGCGGCCGAGCCGTTAACTTTAGTGAAAGAAAAGCTAGCTGCGCTTGAAAACTGGGTAGCAGCAGACATTCACGCTGCGATTAACGGCACAGCAGAAGAGCTTGGTTTAGGCATGGGTAAAGTGGGTATGCCACTTCGCGTTGCGGCAACGGGCGCAGGTAACTCACCATCGCTTGATATCACACTAGAGCTTTTACCAAAAGAAAAAGTATTAGCGCGTATTGATATGGCGTTAGCGGTTATTGCTGAGCGCGTAGCAAACAGTTAATTAATTGTTTATTTGAAGGCTACGATGGCCGCAAACATGTAGTCATTATCTTTTTGAATGCTGAGCTGCTAGTTCTATAAATGTGGCAGCTCAGCATTTTTAGTTTTATTAGTTACATCGACTTTGTTAGTTAAGTTGTCGCGGTCAGAGCAACTATAATGAGGTCATTCAAGATTTTATTTTTAGGAGACAGTATTGAATTTTAGCAATTTTGGTTTAGATAAACGTTTAATGGAAAGTATTGAACATCAAGGGTTTACTGAACCTACCGAAATTCAAACTAAAGCCATTCCGGTTGCAGTGGCAGGTCACGACTTAATTGCGTCTTCTAAAACTGGCTCGGGTAAAACCTTAGCCTTTATTCTGCCAGCCATTCAACGTGTCAGCACCCAACGCGCTTTGTCAAAGAAAGATCCGCGTGTATTGATTTTGGCGCCTACGCGTGAATTAGCGAAACAAGTGTATGGACAACTGCGCTTATTTACCGCCAATACCCAATTTAAAACGGTATTAATTTTAGGTGGTGAAAACTTTAACGATCAGGTCAAAACCTTAAGTAAAGATCCTCACTTTATTGTGGCGACTCCAGGTCGATTAGCGGATCACTTAGACCAAGGGCATTTCTACCTACAAGGCTTAGAGCTTTTAGTGCTCGATGAAGCCGATCGCATGCTCGACTTAGGTTTTGCTGAGCAATTAGCGAAAATAAATAAGGCAGCCGATCACCGTAAACGCCAAACCTTGCTGTTTTCAGCTACCTTAGACCATGCGCAAGTCAATGACTTTGCTGCTGATTTGCTGAAATCACCAAAGCGCATCGCGATTGAACACGGTCACACTGAGCATCAAGGTATCAACAAACGTTTTTATCTCGTCGATAATCTAGATCACAAGCAAGCTATGCTGAGCCATGTGCTGAAAAACGAAGACATTCAGCAGCTAATTATCTTCACTGCAACTCGCAGCGATACTGAACGTTTGGCAGGTGAGCTAAGCGAGCAGGACATAGACGCCATTGCCCTAAGTGGTGATTTAAATCAAAGTAAGCGCAACCAGATTATGGAAAGCTTTGCCAAAGGTCGCCATAAAGTATTGATCACAACAGACCTTGCTTCGCGTGGCCTAGATTTAATGAATGTTTCGCATGTGATCAACTTTGATATGCCAAAGCATACCGAAGAGTTTGTCCATCGCATTGGCCGTACAGGTCGCGCGGGCAACAAAGGTGACGCTATCTCCTTTGTCGGTCCTAAAGACTGGTTAAGCTTTAAAAACGTGGAAGGCTTTTTACAGCAAACCATCAGCTTTGATGAGATTGATGGTTTAAAAGCCAAGTTTAAAGGCTTAAAACCTAAGCCGAAGAAAAAGCCAGTGAAAAAAGCGCAGCCAAAAAAAGCTGCTAATAAAGCTACAGCGCCAAAAGCCAAACGCGTGAATAAGAAAACCATGTTTACGCTGCAAGATGCGGGTGATATGCCAATTATGCGTAAAGGTCCTAAGTTAGCGCCCAACGAAATAGATCGCGAGATAGCTCAAGAAATAGACAAGCAGGACGAAGAATAAGGCTAGGTATTTTTGCGTGTTTAAGGGAATATGCAGGTGACGATAGTACTGGTAAGCGATATCTTCGGTCGCACACCTGCGTTTGAAGCGCTTGCTAATTCACTTGCCGATATAACAGGCTCACAAACAATCTTGTTTGATCCATACCAAGGTGAAAACCTTAATTTCACGGACGAGCAAGCTGCCTACCAATACTTTTCTCAGCATATTGGCGTTGAAACTTACGCTGATATGCTGGTTAAATTTCTAACCTCATTAAATCAAGATGAACAAGCAAAGCCTTTAACAGTGTTAGGTTTTAGCGTTGGTGCATCTGTCGCTTGGTTACTGGCATGCCATTCGAGTAACACGGGTTTGTTGCCTGACAAAAAGCTATCTAATAATAATCTACCGGAAATAAAGCAGGTTATCGGTATTTATGGTGGTCAAATTCGCAACTATAGCGCGCTAGAACCTGATGTAGAAACAAGGCTAATTTTTCCTCAATCTGAGTCTCATTTTGAGGTAACCGCACTTACTGAAAAGTTAGCCACGAAAGAAAATGTTAGCGCCTATCAAGTGCCGTATTTGCATGGTTATTTAAACTCACATTCAAAAAATTACAATCAGGTTGGCTATGATAGCTTTTTAGCAGACTTTAATTGTTTAATCAGTGAATAAAAAATAAAGTGTGCCTTGTGCTAGACCTATTTAAAAAAAGCGCTAAGTACATAAGCAATTTAAAAATTAATAAACTAGTTTTTGTCACTATCTGACTTAGTTGATCCTACAACGGCTTCTCTCTCTTTTTTGTATTCTTGATAAGGCTTTTCTGCTTGATGACAAGCCTGATATTCTTCACCTGACTGGGCGTTATTAACACATTCACTTTTTTGGTAGCCTTGGCCAAGCTCATAAAGCGCTTTGTTGCTGCAACCAATAGCAACTATCAGTAAAAATACGACTGTAAATAGTCTTAACATGTTCTTCCTCTTTATTTTTATTACCTTCTTTACTAATCGCCTAATCGCCTAATCGCGTTCAACAGTTAGTATGACTATCACCCTAGGTTTTAGTTCGCCATGCTCTTAAAGCATTTGTGGTGGTGCTGA
This Thalassotalea euphylliae DNA region includes the following protein-coding sequences:
- a CDS encoding YeeE/YedE family protein — translated: MVEINSQVIVSALSGGALIGLSAVLMMLLFGKIAGISGAFGQLITISKGSLKTAASSWQFYFLIGLALGGWLYSKAFGINFDMRENFSTSLLILSGILVGFGTQLGNGCTSGHGVCGIARLSIRSILATCLFMGSSIVTVYLVKL
- a CDS encoding rhodanese-like domain-containing protein, yielding MKMTPAGLVDQARQAINEISIEQWQQNAEDFLVIDVRDVNELDKGQLPGASHISRGLLEFQILNHPKLIKLNDIEKAAANILLYCQSGGRSALAAQSLMNMGFNNVTSLAGGYNEWLKLTAK
- a CDS encoding ArsR/SmtB family transcription factor; this translates as MNPEQLHQQVTLASSYLKRLSHPVRLLVLCTLVEGERSVSELSELSELTNVSQSALSQHLAVLREHGLVSTRRESQTIFYSLADKHCIKIIDVLHEIFCPTSE
- a CDS encoding LysR family transcriptional regulator encodes the protein MLVDDLQVVLKVAEFQSIKQAADSLDIRVATASTAVKRVEKHYGIELFVRSTRQLRLSSAGEKYIPRIEQAVITLNQIGQSAQDELNLVDGELRLAVPSDLGRNILLPWLDEFIEEHLKLSIKLNIGDRNTDFYRDPVDVALRYGVPKDSNMFGFKICDVPRILCAAPSYLNKVTPPKHPNDLTKLNGLCYQIRDLVNNTWEFSKGDETFKVKVPSNRVVNDAEIVRRWCVAGYGVATKSVLDMSTDLLTGRVVNLMPEYSPSPKELWLICPSRQLITPAVRLLRDHITQRCQQLLDELRSSGHLV
- the gltX gene encoding glutamate--tRNA ligase — translated: MTLTTRFAPSPTGYLHVGGARTALYSWLYAKKNGGDFILRIEDTDLERSTQESVDAIMDGMNWLKLDWTKGPYFQTERFDRYKEVIAQLIESGNAYRCYCTPEEVETMREAAREKGEKEKYNGMWRERTDWPEHKPYVIRFKNPLEGEVVIKDLVKGEIVIANQELDDLIIARSDGSPTYNLTVVVDDWDMGVTHVVRGDDHVNNTPRQINILNALGATLPEYAHIPMILGDDGKRLSKRHGAVSVMQYRDEGYLPEALLNYLVRLGWSHGDQEIFSIDEMIELFDLTGCNRAPSAFNTDKLIWVNQHYMKTMDPEYVAEHLAWHMTDQGISTDNGPALAEIVKVQADRVKTLKEMAQISSYFYQDFTEFDATAAKKHLRPVAAEPLTLVKEKLAALENWVAADIHAAINGTAEELGLGMGKVGMPLRVAATGAGNSPSLDITLELLPKEKVLARIDMALAVIAERVANS
- a CDS encoding DEAD/DEAH box helicase, with the protein product MNFSNFGLDKRLMESIEHQGFTEPTEIQTKAIPVAVAGHDLIASSKTGSGKTLAFILPAIQRVSTQRALSKKDPRVLILAPTRELAKQVYGQLRLFTANTQFKTVLILGGENFNDQVKTLSKDPHFIVATPGRLADHLDQGHFYLQGLELLVLDEADRMLDLGFAEQLAKINKAADHRKRQTLLFSATLDHAQVNDFAADLLKSPKRIAIEHGHTEHQGINKRFYLVDNLDHKQAMLSHVLKNEDIQQLIIFTATRSDTERLAGELSEQDIDAIALSGDLNQSKRNQIMESFAKGRHKVLITTDLASRGLDLMNVSHVINFDMPKHTEEFVHRIGRTGRAGNKGDAISFVGPKDWLSFKNVEGFLQQTISFDEIDGLKAKFKGLKPKPKKKPVKKAQPKKAANKATAPKAKRVNKKTMFTLQDAGDMPIMRKGPKLAPNEIDREIAQEIDKQDEE